Proteins encoded within one genomic window of Candidatus Nezhaarchaeota archaeon:
- a CDS encoding DUF87 domain-containing protein, which translates to MNASHVKPVGVIEGKTTTSSFKIKVLSNEVGRNSFLEVAHEGTYYVCGIKELYRIDEGVYAECIVIGQGPKLPFIPGSPVYLAKEEHVRRALRLSDDPSTGIYIGKLKGLDCKIWLPIKKLGRIFIVGKPGSGKSYTAGVFIEELLKKGIPLLVIDVHGEYSSLKVMGDVISEEFGVYPKSYAENIMEFGDPKVNPGVDLPLNALEAAKPEDLIVPGQCTIINLRGLLKEEQVSLVSSILEKVFQAVIEGRLRPFYCVLDEAHRFAGRERTKATDVIRRFAQEGRKFGAGLIVITQRPQLLDTTVRGLVGTWIIHRLSDPNDMRITLESGGLGSEWMDVIAWLENGEAVVTGESVEKIPIVVRIRPRETKHGGEGFNPLDYAVKPGDAPVTRLLEKLSKATTCDLDKLQKQPISAVGLPQVFLPIIINESGILTKIKTLHSNLSFDVTSLELNYMPALHCEVEARVERQNPYVRFSDSIQRLIPIGVEVGEINWDSVQAYDVELKDLESIELLPSPPQPGFYQRTCFNIADAKTVKKVKEELLAYAATKLVKTLYYSKKLGKYSLTSDKQAFLSECLKEIAEMEHYEEKSLEESYLKSITEIDRAIERYNERLRRLSESYNILRREYEQLSEQLKEAKKRGKSILKLSKQLDLRKSKLESIRDEMLKINVQMKELNERRRMLEVEWREKIRELRARLSSLRNFDVKSMVIQPEPKELLIVNFQLTWIPVYRAKLAIAGENVSKEIMIWWNALNGKGFFGSCTICDTGFKDLQDLAICEVCFNPVCSKHLRRCSVCGTTLCEEHFRLHVLKCTSCSKTICGAYASRCSTCNEPLCASCTLTCAKCGRTICGQHSWTCKVCGKAFCENEEKRVCSVCGGEVCLSHSYACEVCERVVCRDHANRCTSCGKYVCRDCVGGSKGLIKKRVLCVKCASCGG; encoded by the coding sequence TTGAACGCGTCTCATGTCAAACCAGTGGGCGTTATTGAAGGTAAGACCACCACTAGTAGCTTTAAGATTAAGGTCTTATCTAATGAAGTTGGAAGAAACTCCTTTCTTGAAGTAGCTCACGAGGGTACGTACTACGTTTGCGGGATTAAAGAGCTTTATCGAATTGATGAGGGGGTCTATGCAGAGTGCATTGTTATAGGTCAAGGGCCCAAGCTCCCCTTCATACCTGGAAGCCCTGTTTATCTAGCTAAGGAGGAGCACGTCAGGAGGGCATTGAGGCTCAGCGACGATCCTTCGACTGGAATATACATAGGCAAATTGAAGGGATTGGATTGCAAGATATGGCTTCCAATAAAGAAGCTTGGAAGAATATTCATAGTTGGAAAACCGGGCTCAGGGAAGTCCTATACGGCTGGCGTCTTCATCGAGGAGCTATTGAAGAAAGGGATACCATTGCTGGTAATAGACGTTCATGGTGAATACTCAAGCTTAAAGGTTATGGGCGACGTGATCTCCGAAGAGTTTGGCGTGTACCCCAAGTCTTATGCCGAGAACATCATGGAATTTGGAGATCCTAAAGTCAATCCCGGTGTGGACCTTCCACTTAATGCGTTGGAAGCAGCTAAACCTGAAGACTTGATAGTTCCAGGCCAATGTACAATAATAAACCTCCGAGGTTTATTGAAGGAGGAGCAGGTATCCTTGGTCTCCTCAATCCTCGAGAAAGTATTTCAAGCGGTGATAGAGGGTAGGTTAAGACCATTCTACTGCGTCCTTGACGAAGCTCACAGATTCGCGGGTAGAGAGAGGACTAAGGCGACTGACGTCATCAGGAGGTTCGCGCAAGAAGGCAGGAAGTTTGGCGCAGGCTTGATAGTCATAACTCAGAGACCTCAACTTCTCGACACAACGGTTAGGGGGCTTGTTGGCACATGGATAATCCACAGATTGTCTGACCCCAATGACATGAGGATAACGCTCGAAAGCGGAGGGCTTGGAAGTGAGTGGATGGACGTCATAGCTTGGCTTGAGAATGGTGAAGCTGTTGTAACTGGTGAATCTGTCGAGAAGATACCGATAGTGGTCAGGATTAGACCTCGAGAAACTAAGCATGGAGGCGAGGGCTTCAATCCATTGGATTACGCAGTTAAGCCTGGTGATGCGCCTGTTACAAGGCTACTTGAGAAGCTCTCTAAAGCGACTACGTGTGATCTAGATAAGCTCCAGAAGCAACCTATTTCAGCAGTAGGTCTTCCTCAAGTCTTCTTGCCCATAATCATTAATGAATCGGGGATATTAACGAAGATAAAGACCTTACATTCCAACCTGAGCTTCGATGTAACATCATTAGAGCTAAACTACATGCCAGCTCTCCATTGTGAGGTCGAGGCGAGGGTTGAGAGGCAGAACCCCTATGTGAGGTTCTCGGACTCTATTCAAAGATTAATACCCATAGGCGTGGAAGTTGGGGAGATAAACTGGGATAGTGTTCAAGCTTATGATGTGGAATTAAAGGATCTAGAATCCATCGAACTCTTACCATCACCACCACAACCGGGCTTCTATCAAAGAACGTGCTTTAACATAGCGGACGCCAAGACGGTCAAGAAGGTTAAAGAGGAACTACTGGCTTACGCTGCTACAAAGCTCGTAAAGACCCTCTATTATAGCAAGAAGCTCGGCAAGTACTCGTTGACAAGCGATAAACAAGCCTTCTTATCGGAGTGCCTCAAGGAGATAGCTGAGATGGAGCACTATGAAGAGAAGAGTCTTGAAGAGAGCTACCTTAAATCTATAACCGAAATAGACAGGGCAATAGAGAGGTACAACGAAAGGCTTCGAAGATTAAGTGAGAGCTATAACATCCTACGTCGTGAGTACGAGCAGTTAAGCGAGCAGCTTAAGGAGGCAAAGAAGCGTGGAAAGTCCATACTTAAGCTCTCAAAGCAACTCGATCTTAGGAAAAGCAAGCTTGAAAGCATCAGAGATGAAATGCTGAAGATAAACGTTCAGATGAAAGAGCTAAATGAAAGAAGAAGAATGCTAGAAGTGGAGTGGAGGGAGAAGATTAGAGAATTGAGAGCGAGACTTAGCTCCCTCAGAAACTTCGATGTAAAATCTATGGTAATTCAGCCTGAGCCTAAGGAGCTCTTAATTGTTAACTTCCAGCTTACATGGATCCCAGTATATAGGGCAAAGCTGGCAATAGCTGGTGAGAACGTCTCTAAGGAGATCATGATTTGGTGGAACGCCTTAAACGGTAAAGGCTTCTTCGGCTCATGCACTATATGCGATACGGGGTTTAAGGACCTTCAAGACTTAGCGATCTGCGAAGTTTGCTTTAACCCTGTATGTTCAAAGCATTTGAGAAGATGTTCCGTATGCGGAACAACACTATGCGAAGAACACTTTAGGCTTCACGTGTTGAAGTGCACTTCATGTTCTAAGACGATATGCGGCGCTTACGCTAGCAGATGCTCAACATGCAATGAACCCCTCTGCGCCTCATGCACTCTTACATGTGCTAAATGCGGCCGGACAATTTGTGGGCAACATAGTTGGACATGCAAAGTCTGTGGCAAAGCATTCTGCGAGAATGAAGAAAAGAGGGTGTGCAGCGTATGTGGAGGAGAAGTCTGTCTTTCGCATTCGTATGCTTGCGAAGTATGTGAAAGAGTAGTTTGCAGAGATCACGCAAATCGTTGTACTTCATGCGGTAAGTACGTGTGTAGGGATTGCGTAGGCGGGTCTAAAGGTCTCATCAAGAAGAGGGTATTATGCGTAAAGTGCGCAAGCTGTGGAGGTTAA
- the uppS gene encoding polyprenyl diphosphate synthase: MSLLERVLRYLGVYKLYGKWLERNVKSRPVPQHVGVILDGNRRWARSRGLPLEEGYRIGAKKVEELLNWCLKLGIKTLTIYVFSTENFKRRSEEVSAVMKIAEETLQKVLRDERIHRYGVRVKALGRTWLLPPNVQKLLHELEEMTSSYSNYYLNVAIAYGGRAEIIDAIRKISSLIVKGSLKPEDIDEELFEKFLYTSHLPNPHPDLIIRTSGEERLSGFLLWQSAYSELCFLDVYWPEFRYIDLLRAIRTYQKRQRRFGV; this comes from the coding sequence ATGAGCTTACTTGAGAGGGTCCTGAGGTACCTTGGAGTCTACAAGCTTTACGGGAAGTGGCTCGAAAGGAACGTGAAGTCTAGACCTGTGCCCCAGCACGTGGGTGTGATTCTCGACGGCAATAGGCGTTGGGCTAGAAGTAGGGGGCTGCCCTTAGAAGAGGGTTATAGAATTGGAGCTAAGAAAGTTGAGGAGCTCTTAAATTGGTGTCTGAAGCTTGGCATCAAGACGTTGACGATCTACGTATTTTCAACTGAAAACTTCAAGCGAAGGTCTGAGGAGGTGAGTGCGGTCATGAAGATTGCCGAGGAGACGTTACAGAAAGTCTTGAGAGATGAGCGAATACATAGGTACGGTGTTAGAGTTAAGGCTTTAGGGAGGACGTGGCTGCTACCACCCAATGTTCAAAAGCTTCTCCATGAGCTCGAAGAGATGACGTCAAGCTATTCAAATTATTACCTCAATGTAGCGATCGCCTATGGTGGAAGAGCGGAGATAATAGATGCCATAAGGAAGATTTCAAGTTTAATTGTTAAGGGGTCTCTTAAGCCTGAGGACATAGATGAGGAGCTCTTCGAGAAGTTCCTATACACATCTCATTTACCGAATCCTCATCCAGACCTGATTATAAGGACCTCAGGTGAGGAGAGGTTAAGTGGGTTTCTCCTTTGGCAGTCAGCTTATAGCGAGCTATGCTTCCTCGATGTATACTGGCCAGAGTTTAGGTACATAGACTTACTTAGAGCTATTAGGACGTATCAAAAGCGGCAAAGGAGGTTTGGAGTTTAA
- a CDS encoding Trm112 family protein, with protein MKLRLMDLLACPMCKKFPLKLLIFKIEERDRPKELPSKCPLYCAFKSGWVKDVKPTDDECLDCFSKEVVEGLIICDGCYRWYPIIDEIPHMLPDDLRLMDPDEELEFMRKWINKFPEEIAKSGKPFNEESLREERIKKGRRRGQ; from the coding sequence ATGAAGTTGAGACTTATGGACCTATTAGCATGCCCAATGTGTAAGAAGTTCCCGCTGAAGTTGCTAATATTTAAGATTGAAGAGAGGGATAGACCTAAGGAGCTGCCATCGAAGTGCCCTCTCTACTGCGCTTTTAAGAGCGGTTGGGTTAAGGACGTAAAGCCGACGGATGATGAGTGTCTCGACTGCTTCTCGAAGGAGGTCGTTGAAGGGCTCATCATATGTGATGGTTGTTATAGATGGTATCCTATCATCGACGAGATACCGCACATGTTACCAGACGATTTGCGACTCATGGATCCCGACGAGGAGTTAGAGTTCATGAGGAAGTGGATTAACAAGTTCCCTGAGGAGATAGCGAAGAGCGGTAAACCGTTTAATGAAGAAAGCCTGAGGGAAGAGAGGATTAAGAAGGGTAGGCGACGCGGTCAATGA
- a CDS encoding putative sugar nucleotidyl transferase yields MNIVTLCVFEDDYYENFLPMTYTKPVFDLICGSKTLLERMLAELRPQKVLLFTRDYLREKLIEKTSFIVNEVDVEGETLIVNGRLLVDFETASILCSMKLGEALICEDTLVAMKLGEGVARGALANKIFEPRLVKSFANIKEVSLKLVKYPWQLIELTSELLNEVSSLGEEYNNDEIKILGDPKMLRVAGDVQVEGPVVVDVRRGPVYIGKNCLIEGYTKIEGPTYIGNETIIRGAYIRSKCYIGKVCRIGFGSELEETIISSFTNKQHAGFIGHSYVGEWVNIGAGTNVSDLKNTYGTVKVSVRDSMIDSGHVKLGCFIGDYVKTSIGTQIYSGKKIGPFSHVHGIVYDDVPPFTIWAKSLGFKPVELRLESVIETQKRMYERRGVVQTKADVELIKRLFELTSEERARRGVGKELFRLGQSSY; encoded by the coding sequence ATGAACATAGTGACTCTATGTGTCTTTGAAGACGACTACTACGAGAACTTCCTGCCAATGACTTATACAAAACCAGTCTTTGACCTTATATGTGGTTCAAAAACTCTACTTGAGAGAATGTTAGCAGAGCTAAGACCTCAAAAAGTCCTACTCTTCACTAGAGATTACCTCAGGGAGAAGTTGATTGAGAAGACCTCCTTTATTGTCAATGAAGTGGACGTAGAGGGCGAGACGTTAATAGTGAATGGCAGGCTCTTAGTGGACTTCGAAACAGCATCAATCCTATGCTCAATGAAGTTGGGAGAAGCTTTGATTTGTGAAGACACATTAGTAGCCATGAAGCTTGGAGAAGGCGTCGCGAGAGGTGCTTTAGCAAATAAGATCTTTGAACCCAGGTTAGTCAAGTCATTTGCAAACATAAAAGAGGTGAGCTTAAAGCTCGTAAAGTATCCTTGGCAATTAATAGAGCTAACCTCTGAGCTTCTCAACGAAGTCTCATCTTTAGGAGAGGAGTACAATAACGACGAAATTAAGATACTCGGGGATCCAAAGATGCTAAGAGTTGCTGGTGATGTTCAAGTTGAGGGTCCAGTTGTTGTGGACGTAAGGAGGGGGCCAGTATACATAGGTAAGAACTGTCTCATCGAGGGCTACACCAAGATAGAAGGCCCAACGTACATAGGCAACGAGACCATAATAAGAGGGGCCTACATAAGGTCTAAATGTTACATAGGTAAGGTATGCCGAATAGGCTTTGGAAGTGAGCTTGAAGAGACGATAATTTCTAGCTTTACAAACAAGCAGCACGCTGGCTTCATAGGTCACTCTTACGTGGGGGAATGGGTCAACATAGGTGCTGGTACGAACGTTTCAGACCTAAAGAACACATATGGCACTGTAAAGGTTTCGGTTAGAGACTCAATGATAGATAGTGGGCATGTAAAGCTCGGTTGCTTTATAGGCGACTACGTAAAGACGAGTATAGGAACGCAGATATATTCGGGTAAGAAGATAGGTCCCTTCTCACACGTACATGGCATCGTGTACGATGATGTACCTCCCTTCACGATATGGGCTAAGAGCTTGGGCTTTAAGCCCGTCGAGTTAAGACTGGAGTCCGTAATCGAAACTCAAAAGAGGATGTACGAAAGAAGAGGAGTTGTGCAGACTAAGGCTGATGTAGAGCTAATTAAAAGGCTTTTCGAATTGACATCAGAAGAAAGAGCTAGAAGGGGGGTTGGTAAAGAGCTTTTCAGGCTAGGTCAAAGTAGTTATTAA
- a CDS encoding aldehyde ferredoxin oxidoreductase family protein, with amino-acid sequence MSPEFYGYAGKILWVNLSKQEAKKLDLDEKLIRNYIGARGFGIKLLWDYLKPGTDPLSPESKFIITLGPLACTGVQAASRSFAAFKSPLTNTYFRCTAGGSACAEIKLAGYDVVLIEGKAEKPTYIYIDDDKVEFRDASHVWGLTTDLAVEYLRDETDRSAGVFVIGPAGERLVRFACIQTHDQRSFGRGGGGAVWGSKKLKAIVVKGSKRPKIYDEEKFRSLLKEELEIFKSHPFVRAFHGLGTAGVTYLFYTLGHFPTYNFKQLELPNVERFKPEVLEKYVIKRKGCYGCMIACWQYMKVDKGPFAGVAWDKPEYETLWSFGGNIGVTNVEGIIVANMLCDKYGIDTISAGSVIGFVYELYEKGILSKSELDGLEPRWGDIEPALELIRKIALREGIGNVLAEGVKRAAEIIGRGAEKFAFHVKGLEMPGYDPRAAKAHGLNLSTSNIGASHMIGWNYFEILGVPKKVDPFACEGKGELCKYVQDEAALLESVGLCQFPASNGLPPLELLAKLLYAATGIEEFKDTKYLFLVGERVYNLERAFNVREGFGREHDTMPERMTYEKVPRSPAAGQIFELERLLEDYYRARGWNIKTGKPTRKKLEELGLSEVADTIKAE; translated from the coding sequence ATGTCGCCAGAGTTTTATGGTTATGCTGGGAAAATTCTTTGGGTAAACCTGTCAAAGCAAGAGGCTAAGAAGTTAGATCTTGATGAGAAACTGATTAGGAACTACATAGGGGCCAGAGGATTTGGCATTAAGCTGTTATGGGATTACCTAAAGCCGGGCACCGATCCTCTTAGTCCTGAAAGTAAGTTTATAATAACGCTCGGGCCACTAGCCTGCACTGGTGTACAAGCAGCTAGCAGATCCTTTGCAGCCTTCAAATCCCCATTAACCAATACATACTTTAGGTGCACTGCCGGGGGCTCTGCATGTGCTGAAATAAAGCTGGCTGGATACGATGTGGTCCTAATTGAAGGTAAGGCGGAAAAGCCTACGTACATCTATATCGATGATGATAAAGTGGAGTTTCGTGACGCCTCCCACGTATGGGGGTTAACAACAGATTTGGCTGTTGAGTATTTAAGGGATGAAACGGACAGGAGTGCAGGGGTCTTCGTTATCGGTCCTGCTGGAGAAAGGTTAGTAAGATTTGCGTGCATTCAAACCCACGATCAAAGAAGTTTTGGAAGAGGTGGTGGAGGCGCTGTTTGGGGCTCTAAGAAGCTGAAGGCAATTGTTGTCAAGGGGAGTAAGAGACCCAAGATCTACGATGAAGAGAAGTTTCGCTCCCTCCTTAAAGAGGAGCTAGAGATCTTTAAGTCCCACCCATTTGTACGAGCGTTTCACGGCTTAGGAACGGCGGGGGTGACGTACCTTTTCTATACGTTGGGGCACTTCCCAACTTATAACTTTAAGCAATTAGAACTACCCAATGTAGAGAGGTTTAAGCCAGAAGTTCTCGAGAAGTACGTCATTAAACGTAAAGGCTGCTATGGATGTATGATAGCTTGCTGGCAATACATGAAGGTGGATAAGGGACCCTTTGCCGGAGTAGCGTGGGACAAGCCTGAATACGAAACTTTATGGTCATTCGGAGGTAACATAGGTGTAACAAATGTAGAGGGAATAATAGTAGCTAATATGTTGTGTGATAAGTACGGCATCGATACCATATCGGCGGGCTCTGTAATAGGCTTCGTTTACGAACTTTACGAAAAAGGCATTCTAAGTAAGAGCGAACTCGATGGGCTAGAACCTAGATGGGGAGACATAGAGCCAGCACTTGAACTCATTAGGAAAATAGCGTTGAGAGAAGGCATAGGGAACGTGCTTGCTGAAGGCGTTAAGAGGGCTGCAGAAATTATTGGCAGAGGGGCTGAGAAATTTGCTTTTCACGTTAAAGGCTTAGAGATGCCAGGGTATGATCCTCGAGCAGCGAAGGCACATGGACTAAACCTCTCCACCTCGAACATAGGCGCAAGTCACATGATCGGATGGAACTACTTTGAGATCCTTGGAGTACCAAAGAAGGTAGACCCATTCGCGTGTGAGGGGAAGGGTGAGTTATGTAAGTATGTACAAGACGAAGCTGCTCTGCTGGAGTCTGTAGGTCTATGCCAGTTCCCTGCTTCAAATGGCTTACCACCATTAGAACTATTAGCTAAGTTATTGTATGCTGCTACTGGTATTGAAGAATTCAAAGACACTAAGTATCTGTTCCTCGTCGGGGAGAGGGTGTACAATCTCGAAAGGGCTTTCAACGTTAGAGAGGGATTTGGAAGAGAACATGACACCATGCCAGAGAGGATGACTTACGAAAAAGTTCCTAGATCACCGGCTGCGGGTCAGATTTTCGAGTTAGAGAGGTTGTTAGAAGACTATTATAGAGCTCGCGGGTGGAACATTAAGACGGGCAAGCCGACTAGGAAGAAACTAGAAGAACTTGGGCTCTCGGAGGTTGCTGATACCATAAAAGCAGAGTGA
- a CDS encoding radical SAM protein, producing MIDPFDALKMSETVERLVVKGLSRKYYRIARGGRWYGGIATADCCGCNLKCVFCWSGFPRDHPEQVGKFYTPEQVYQAIKSCALKHGYRQVRISGNEPTIGRGHLLKVLELVESDRLFTFILETNGILIGNDKSYARDISKFNNVHVRVSIKGTSEDEFSLLTGALPEQFNLQLQALKNLLDYGVSCHPAVMLSFSGREGYNRIKDRISEIDIKLIDMIEEEYVFMYPHVVERLRRSGIRPKVAYEPNRIPEELI from the coding sequence TTGATAGACCCCTTTGATGCCCTGAAGATGTCAGAGACTGTTGAGAGACTTGTAGTTAAAGGTTTGAGTAGGAAGTACTATCGAATAGCTAGAGGCGGTAGATGGTATGGTGGAATTGCAACCGCAGATTGTTGTGGCTGTAACTTGAAGTGCGTTTTCTGTTGGAGTGGTTTTCCTAGAGATCACCCTGAGCAAGTAGGTAAGTTCTACACTCCAGAGCAGGTTTATCAAGCAATTAAGAGCTGCGCTTTGAAACACGGCTATCGTCAGGTAAGGATAAGTGGTAATGAGCCCACAATAGGTAGAGGGCATTTGCTTAAAGTTCTGGAGCTTGTTGAGAGCGATAGGTTATTCACCTTCATTCTTGAGACTAATGGTATACTCATCGGGAACGATAAGAGCTATGCAAGGGACATTTCAAAGTTCAACAACGTACATGTGAGAGTATCGATAAAGGGGACCAGCGAAGATGAGTTCTCACTGCTGACTGGAGCCTTACCAGAGCAATTCAATCTACAGCTTCAGGCTTTGAAAAACCTTCTAGACTATGGGGTATCTTGTCACCCGGCCGTAATGCTCTCGTTTAGCGGTAGAGAGGGTTACAATAGGATAAAGGACCGAATCTCAGAGATAGACATTAAGTTAATTGACATGATAGAAGAAGAGTACGTCTTCATGTACCCTCATGTTGTCGAGAGACTTAGGAGGAGCGGTATAAGACCCAAGGTAGCTTACGAGCCGAATAGGATACCCGAGGAACTGATATGA
- the sucC gene encoding ADP-forming succinate--CoA ligase subunit beta: MEYEAKNVLRSYGVPVPQGMVVTSVEEAYEAARKLKPPFMVKAQVPVSGRGKAGGILPANSPNEVKAIAERLLNTYIKGFHVKSLLIEEMLSIKRELYFGITVSRADQTYIVIASQEGGVDIEEVAEKSPEKVMTIRLDPWLGFQPHHARLAAKFMGYSGGALLSLENIFQSIYRAGMDYDAELIEVNPLAETVDGEFVALDARIIVDDNALFRHKELQERFLESLSPDEREAAKHDLAYVDLNGDLGVICNGAGLTMATIDVVHLLGGRPANFLDVGGGASPERIAIAVKMLLFNPKVKVILVNILGGITRCDEVAKGILDALKSADIKKPLVVRLVGTNEDQGRRMLSEFGILVVNDMEDAVRQAVEMVREG, from the coding sequence GTGGAGTATGAGGCTAAGAATGTATTAAGAAGTTACGGGGTCCCGGTCCCTCAAGGAATGGTGGTAACGAGCGTTGAAGAAGCATACGAGGCAGCTCGCAAGCTTAAACCGCCTTTCATGGTGAAAGCTCAAGTGCCTGTAAGCGGGCGGGGAAAGGCTGGCGGCATTTTACCTGCTAACTCTCCCAACGAGGTTAAGGCGATAGCTGAAAGACTACTGAACACGTACATAAAGGGATTTCATGTGAAGTCTTTGTTAATTGAAGAAATGCTTTCAATAAAGAGGGAGCTCTACTTCGGCATCACCGTGAGTAGGGCAGACCAGACGTACATTGTGATAGCATCACAAGAGGGCGGGGTTGACATAGAAGAGGTTGCTGAGAAATCACCGGAAAAGGTCATGACCATCCGCTTAGATCCTTGGCTGGGTTTTCAACCACATCATGCTCGTCTAGCAGCGAAGTTCATGGGGTACAGCGGTGGTGCCCTATTATCGCTAGAGAACATATTTCAATCTATATACAGGGCTGGGATGGATTACGATGCAGAGCTCATCGAAGTAAATCCACTTGCTGAGACAGTTGATGGAGAGTTCGTTGCTCTAGATGCACGCATAATAGTCGACGATAATGCCCTCTTTAGACATAAAGAGCTGCAAGAGAGGTTCCTCGAATCCCTATCTCCAGATGAAAGGGAAGCAGCCAAGCACGATTTAGCTTACGTAGATCTAAACGGAGACTTGGGAGTCATATGCAATGGAGCTGGCCTTACAATGGCTACAATCGATGTAGTACACCTTCTCGGAGGTCGCCCAGCAAACTTCCTTGATGTGGGTGGAGGTGCGTCTCCTGAGAGGATAGCTATTGCAGTTAAGATGTTGCTCTTCAATCCAAAGGTCAAGGTAATCCTAGTGAACATCCTTGGTGGAATAACTAGATGCGATGAAGTTGCAAAAGGAATATTAGATGCGTTGAAGAGCGCTGACATTAAAAAGCCTTTAGTGGTCAGACTAGTTGGAACGAATGAGGATCAAGGAAGGCGAATGCTATCTGAGTTCGGGATCTTAGTCGTAAATGACATGGAAGATGCTGTACGACAGGCAGTTGAAATGGTAAGGGAGGGATAG
- the sucD gene encoding succinate--CoA ligase subunit alpha, with the protein MGIIVNRDTKVMVQGITGRQGQFHTKLMLEYGTKIVAGVTPGKGGTEVYGVPVYDTVAEAVREHRVDASIIFVPAPFAASAALEALENGVKIIVIITEHIPVKDTIKVISYAKRVGATVIGPNTPGIITPGECKVGIMPHHIYRPGSVGMISRSGTLSYEIAVSLTKSGIGQSTCIGIGGDPVVGMSFVDVLKLFREDPHTDAVVIIGEVGGNLEELAAEYIVEENYSKPIVAFIAGRYAPPEKRMGHAGAIVMGRTGSAESKINALKKAGVEVAQKPSDVALLLRKLLRK; encoded by the coding sequence GTGGGGATTATCGTTAATAGAGATACCAAGGTGATGGTTCAGGGGATAACGGGAAGGCAGGGCCAATTCCATACGAAGCTCATGCTTGAATATGGAACGAAGATAGTAGCCGGAGTCACTCCTGGGAAGGGGGGAACCGAAGTTTACGGGGTTCCGGTGTACGATACTGTAGCTGAAGCTGTCCGTGAACATAGGGTCGATGCATCCATAATCTTCGTCCCAGCACCATTCGCTGCAAGTGCAGCGTTGGAAGCATTAGAGAACGGTGTAAAGATCATAGTCATAATTACAGAGCACATACCGGTGAAAGACACAATTAAGGTTATATCCTATGCTAAGCGAGTAGGTGCGACAGTAATAGGCCCAAATACTCCTGGCATAATAACGCCTGGAGAGTGCAAGGTTGGGATAATGCCCCATCACATATACAGGCCTGGTAGTGTGGGAATGATATCTAGGAGTGGCACCCTTTCTTATGAGATAGCAGTCTCCTTAACCAAAAGTGGCATTGGACAATCTACCTGTATAGGCATTGGAGGTGACCCTGTAGTAGGAATGAGCTTTGTTGACGTCTTAAAGCTGTTTCGAGAAGATCCTCACACAGACGCAGTCGTAATAATCGGTGAGGTTGGTGGCAACCTCGAAGAGCTAGCTGCAGAGTACATAGTTGAAGAGAACTACTCAAAGCCCATTGTGGCCTTCATAGCTGGACGCTATGCTCCACCAGAAAAGCGTATGGGCCATGCTGGAGCAATAGTAATGGGTAGAACCGGAAGTGCGGAGAGTAAAATTAATGCTCTTAAGAAGGCTGGTGTCGAGGTGGCTCAAAAACCAAGTGATGTTGCACTGCTCCTAAGGAAATTGCTACGTAAATGA
- the metG gene encoding methionine--tRNA ligase subunit beta: protein MSDEISIDLFNLLDLRVGIVVEAERIPNSKKLLKLKVDVGDEIRDVVAGGGEYYDPSYFVGKRFIVLTNIKPRKIMGVESRGMLLAADVNGKPVWLTVYGEAPAGSRVR, encoded by the coding sequence ATGAGCGATGAGATTTCAATAGACCTCTTCAATTTACTAGATTTAAGGGTCGGAATAGTAGTGGAAGCGGAGAGGATACCAAACTCCAAGAAACTGCTTAAACTCAAAGTCGACGTAGGCGACGAGATCAGAGATGTGGTGGCTGGAGGAGGAGAATACTATGATCCCAGTTATTTCGTAGGTAAGAGGTTCATAGTGCTTACAAACATAAAGCCTAGGAAGATAATGGGAGTTGAATCTAGAGGGATGTTGCTAGCTGCTGACGTTAATGGAAAGCCCGTTTGGTTAACAGTTTATGGCGAGGCCCCTGCAGGGTCTCGCGTAAGATGA